A section of the Clostridium felsineum DSM 794 genome encodes:
- a CDS encoding type II toxin-antitoxin system PemK/MazF family toxin: MKRCNNIDECIEKHYKNYISKVNYRWILGICIGIIILILTYKLWNKNEPIQTLISVGTGLISIALGIFAIIYAVAENIKANNKENKVDVILDEIESQVDNMNNIVKKISSNTEVSLDEIINIKNNNKEIMKSIKGFNFEQYNQKVNKNTENTKVVSSEIEAEITVKKDDKRKIILRKFQKGDICLVDLKNEGDSLIRGKRLVIIIQNSILNKYAPSLTIVPLTGLREDKKLIPTHIQFERNDKLMTAVVEQITTIKQNDILDFIDRVDIEIMSKIDNAILFQLGIKEV; this comes from the coding sequence ATGAAAAGATGCAATAATATTGATGAATGTATTGAAAAACATTATAAAAATTACATTTCAAAAGTAAATTATAGATGGATATTAGGCATATGTATCGGAATAATTATACTTATTTTAACATATAAGTTATGGAATAAAAATGAGCCAATACAAACCTTGATTTCTGTTGGGACAGGATTAATTTCAATAGCATTAGGAATATTTGCAATAATATATGCAGTTGCGGAGAATATAAAGGCTAATAATAAGGAAAATAAAGTAGATGTAATATTAGATGAAATAGAATCGCAAGTTGACAACATGAATAACATTGTTAAGAAAATAAGTTCAAATACTGAAGTGTCACTAGATGAAATTATAAACATAAAAAATAATAATAAGGAAATTATGAAGTCAATAAAAGGTTTTAATTTTGAACAGTATAACCAAAAGGTCAATAAGAATACTGAGAACACAAAAGTAGTATCTAGTGAAATAGAAGCTGAGATTACTGTAAAAAAGGACGATAAAAGAAAAATTATATTGAGAAAATTCCAAAAGGGAGATATATGTTTAGTTGATTTAAAGAATGAAGGTGATTCGCTCATAAGAGGTAAAAGGCTTGTTATAATAATACAGAATAGTATTTTAAATAAATATGCACCTTCTTTAACAATAGTACCATTAACAGGCTTAAGAGAGGACAAAAAATTAATACCAACTCATATACAATTTGAAAGAAACGATAAATTAATGACAGCTGTTGTCGAGCAAATTACTACTATTAAGCAAAATGATATTTTAGATTTTATTGATAGAGTTGATATAGAAATTATGTCAAAAATAGATAATGCAATTTTATTTCAGTTAGGAATTAAAGAGGTATAA
- the dnaB gene encoding replicative DNA helicase, producing the protein MIERPLPHNIEAEMNVLGAILKDNDVLTDINFLKESDFYSTANKMLFKTILDMESKDIPIDTTTLINGLGEAKIKSIGGITYIFKLVDSVPSIANVKSYADIVKNISDKRKILYACYNTISKIEESNPLELISEMENQFLSIGSKNKNDIFNDTELMNKAISNIQENYNNGGQVPGTRTGYKKLDYAIGGLNKGDLIVIAGRPSMGKTMFALNLMEGISKTAKVALFEFEMSEEKLGIRRLAMSSCINAKRLSIGKIEDKEWGILTQKAGQMASRDNVFTDTSTDLTINEIKSKSKKLKLKHGLDVIIIDHLQLIEAVNPKEPRIQQVTEMTRQAKKMAKELGCAVILLSQLSRAPEQRNDHRPQLSDLRESGAIEQDADVVMFMYRDEYYNKDSNEKGILECIIAKQRDGATGTIKFAVKPEYQLVADIFNS; encoded by the coding sequence ATGATAGAAAGACCACTACCTCATAATATTGAAGCTGAAATGAATGTGCTTGGTGCAATATTAAAAGACAATGATGTATTAACTGATATTAATTTTTTAAAGGAAAGTGATTTTTACAGTACAGCTAATAAAATGCTTTTTAAGACAATTTTAGATATGGAAAGTAAAGATATACCTATAGACACGACAACACTTATTAATGGACTTGGAGAAGCCAAAATAAAGAGTATTGGTGGGATTACATATATATTTAAATTAGTTGATAGTGTCCCAAGTATAGCAAATGTAAAATCTTATGCTGATATTGTGAAAAATATAAGTGATAAAAGAAAAATATTATATGCGTGCTATAATACTATATCTAAAATTGAAGAAAGTAATCCTTTGGAACTTATAAGTGAAATGGAAAATCAATTTTTATCCATAGGATCAAAAAATAAAAATGATATATTTAATGATACAGAGCTGATGAATAAAGCTATTAGCAATATACAAGAAAATTATAATAATGGAGGTCAGGTTCCAGGAACTAGGACAGGCTATAAGAAACTTGATTATGCTATAGGTGGACTTAATAAGGGTGATTTAATAGTAATAGCAGGAAGACCATCTATGGGTAAAACAATGTTTGCACTTAACTTAATGGAAGGTATAAGTAAAACTGCTAAGGTGGCATTGTTTGAATTTGAAATGAGTGAAGAAAAATTGGGGATTAGAAGATTAGCAATGAGTTCATGTATAAATGCTAAAAGACTTTCAATAGGAAAAATTGAAGACAAAGAGTGGGGGATACTAACTCAAAAAGCTGGTCAAATGGCTTCAAGGGATAATGTTTTTACAGACACTTCAACAGATTTAACAATTAATGAAATTAAGTCTAAAAGTAAAAAATTAAAGCTTAAACATGGGTTAGATGTAATAATAATTGACCACTTACAGTTGATTGAAGCGGTTAATCCAAAAGAACCAAGAATTCAACAGGTTACAGAAATGACTAGACAAGCTAAAAAGATGGCTAAAGAATTGGGATGTGCAGTTATATTATTATCGCAATTATCACGTGCTCCGGAGCAAAGGAATGACCATAGACCGCAATTATCAGACCTTAGAGAATCAGGAGCAATAGAACAGGATGCAGATGTAGTTATGTTTATGTATAGGGATGAATACTACAACAAAGATAGTAATGAAAAAGGCATTTTAGAATGTATTATTGCAAAGCAACGTGATGGAGCTACAGGAACTATTAAGTTTGCAGTAAAACCTGAGTATCAACTGGTGGCTGATATATTTAATTCTTAA